DNA from Leucobacter aridicollis:
TCGGGTTTTTCGGGAGCGTCGCGACGACGTGCACGACGGTCGGCACTTTGAACGCGGCGAGCCGTTCGCGTGTGTGTGCACGCAGCTCTTCCTCGGTGGCGGTCGCGCCCGCGGTGAGCACGACCGCCGCGGTCACGGTCTCGACCCACTTCGGGTGCGGTGTCGCGAACACGGCGCACTCGGCGATCGCGGCGTGCTCGTAGAGCGCCTCCTCGACCTCGCGGCTCGCGACGTTCTCGCCGCCCGTGTTGATCATGTCCTTGCTGCGGTCGACGATCCGCAGCCTGCCGTCCTCGTCGAACACCCCGAGATCGCCGGAGTGGAACCAGCCGCCGCGGAAGGCCTCGGCGGTCTGCTCGGGGGCGTTCCAGTAGCCGAGCGCGAGCTGGGGGCTGCGGTGCACGATCTCGCCGACCTCGCCGACAGGCACGGGCTCGCCATGTTCGTCGACGACGCGGGTCTCGACGTGGAGCACGGGGCGCCCGGCCGAGCCGGCGTGGCTGAGCTGTTCGTGGGGCGGCAGGATCGTCGCGACGGGCGCGAGCTCGGTCTGGCCGTAGAAGTTCCAGAGCTGCAGGTTCGGGAGCCGGCGCTGCAGCTCGAGCAGCACTTCCACGGGCATTGCTGCGGCGCCGTAGTAGCCCTTCTTCAGGCTGGAGAGGTCGGCGTCGTCGAATTCGGGCGAGCGCAGGAGCGAGATCCAGACCGTCGGCGGCGCGAAGAACTTCGTGACGCGGTGCTCAGCGATCTTGCGCAGGATCGTCGCGGGGTCTGGCGCGGGCAGCAGGATGCTGGTCACCCCGAGCATGATGTCGGGCCCGAGGAAGCAGTCGAGTTGGGCGCAGTGGTACAGCGGGAGCGCGTGAAGGTCGATGTCGTCACCGTCCATGCCGCCCTCGACGACCGAGCTCAGGTACTCGGAGCCGAGCGAGCGGCTCGAATGGACGGCACCCTTCGGCCGTGACTCGGTCCCGCTGGTGAACATGATCCGGATCGGGTCATCGGCGCCGACCACCGGCGCGGGGGCCTCGTCGCGGGAGGTCGCGAGGATCTCGTCGAAGGGGATCCACCCGGGCGCGGGTGCCACTGCGGCCTCGGCGGTGATCTCGACGAGCGTCGCCACCGCCCAGCCAGACTTCGACACCGCGGCCTCACCGGTCTCGACGAGCTCGGTTTGGGCGATGAGGATCTTCGGCTGGGCGACGTCGAGCAGCGGGCCGATTTCTCCCGCGGTGAGAACGAAGTTCAGGGGAACAAGGATCGCGCCCGCGCGCGCGGCGCCATAGGCCGTGACAGCGAACTGCCAGCAGTTGCGGCTGAGTAGCGCGATGCGCTCTCCGGGCTGCACGCCGCACTCCGCGAGCGCGTTGGCGAACCGGTTCGCGAGCCTGTCGAGCTCGGCGAACGTGAGCGTCGTGTCGCCGTCGATGAGCGCGGTCTTGTGCGGGCGGCGAGCGGCCGAGCGTCGGAGGTGCTCGCCGAGCGTGTCCGCCCGAGCCGAAGAGATCGTGGCCTGGAGCGCCTCGTCAAACAGCAAAGTTCTACCTCACTTCGTCGTAAAGTACTCGCCCGGTCGGGCGGGGTGCTGGCAACGATAGCAACGGCCGCCGGGGACTGCCACCCCCGCCGGGAGGTACGATGAAGTACGTGCCTACGAACACTGACAGCAACGAGCTTGCGATGCCGCACTTCCCTGAGCCGAGCGCCGAGCTCCAGCGTGCCGAAAAGCTGATTCTTGGGATCCCCGATTACCCGGCGCCGGGCATCATCTTCCGCGACATCATGCCGCTGCTCGCAGACGGCCCCGCGTTCAAAGCCACCGTTGACGCGCTCATTGCCCCGTTCCTCGGCACGTTCGACGTGATCGCGGGGCTCGAGGCGCGCGGGTTC
Protein-coding regions in this window:
- a CDS encoding fatty acyl-CoA synthetase, with product MLFDEALQATISSARADTLGEHLRRSAARRPHKTALIDGDTTLTFAELDRLANRFANALAECGVQPGERIALLSRNCWQFAVTAYGAARAGAILVPLNFVLTAGEIGPLLDVAQPKILIAQTELVETGEAAVSKSGWAVATLVEITAEAAVAPAPGWIPFDEILATSRDEAPAPVVGADDPIRIMFTSGTESRPKGAVHSSRSLGSEYLSSVVEGGMDGDDIDLHALPLYHCAQLDCFLGPDIMLGVTSILLPAPDPATILRKIAEHRVTKFFAPPTVWISLLRSPEFDDADLSSLKKGYYGAAAMPVEVLLELQRRLPNLQLWNFYGQTELAPVATILPPHEQLSHAGSAGRPVLHVETRVVDEHGEPVPVGEVGEIVHRSPQLALGYWNAPEQTAEAFRGGWFHSGDLGVFDEDGRLRIVDRSKDMINTGGENVASREVEEALYEHAAIAECAVFATPHPKWVETVTAAVVLTAGATATEEELRAHTRERLAAFKVPTVVHVVATLPKNPSGKILKRELRERFAEDSPVSF